The nucleotide sequence CGAACAGCAGGCCGCGCGCCAGCACGACACAGGACAGCAGGATTAGCCCGGCGCTTCGACGTCGCCGCGCGGCCCGCGCCGGGTGGTGGCCAACGGAAGTTGCACCCGCGGGGTGTGGGCGCGGGGGCGCACCTCATGAACCACAGCAGTGGACGCCGGTGCGGAGGGAGAAGCTATGACTGCGGGAAACGCGCAAGAGGAGCACTGCGTCGTGGGTCAGCTGCAACTGTCGGTGCGAGTCACTTCGGCGGATGTGGGCCTCGGCAGACCGGTGACGCGGTTCGAATGGCAGGTGGAATCAACGGATCCGGACCTACCCGGCACGATGTCCAAGGATCACCTCTACGAGTTAGCTGACCGCCAGCTGACCGGCCGGGAGGGGCTGCGCCTCCTGGCGCGCGCGCTGATCAGCGCCGGCGAGGACTTCCACGAAGCTGGGCACGGTGACCTCAGATACCCGTTCTGGCTGGCGGCCATTGCCCACCGCCACCTCACCGACCTGACGGTCGTGGCCTGGACCGGGGTAAGCCCTACGGAGATCATCACCGTCGGGATCCCCACCGACCGGTTCATGCTCGCCGTCGACCTCACCCGCGAAATCCTGCGCGCCTCAACACAGATGCAAGGCCCCGGCCTCCATGGGCCCGAGACCCTCTCCGTCCTTCAGGACTTCGCAGCCAGGGCAGACCGAGATGTCGCCGTCCCGGACCCCGGAGATCCGAACGGTCCGCCACTGTATGAGGGACCAGCCGGCGAGGCTCACCACCACCTCGCACCAGGCAGCTACGACGCGCACCTCCGCCACCACCCCGACCACGAACTCACCGTGTTCGTCGCCGAAGCGCCGATGACGGACGGCCTGATGGCAGCGGCCTACCGGCCCGTCGACGCCGACCAGAGGCCATCGACCTCGCCCGCCGACCCTCCGAGCGCGTCGCCGGGCAACGCCCGGCACCCCAACCCACCGGGGCAGCCCGGCGGCTGGACACCACGACCACCCACACCACCGCACGGCCCCGACCACACCGATCCCCCAGCACCCGGACTGTAGGAGCGCCGGCGCCAGCTGTTTCAGCGAGGTCAGGCGAGTTCGATACTGGCCCAGATGCCCTCCGCGACGGCATCGGCGTCGCCGACCTGGAACACGACCGTCTGCGCCGGCGCGAGCGCGGAAGCTCTGCCAGCTCGACGGCCTGCGGCCGGCCGCCGGCCTGCACGACATTCACGCCGACGGCCCGCCCCTCACCGGTCAGGGGAGGCGCGACATGTCGACGGTGCACAGCATGCTGGCCGGCCTCCTGGCACCACGTGAGCGGGCACTTGTCCGGCTCGGCGATACGGCCGCTCCCGGTCATCGAACGAACTCCGCCTCGTAGCAGACCCGCAAGGCCACGAATGCGTGTTCGGCGTCGTCCACAGACTCGGCGGGCATGAGCTGTTCGAGTGCTGCATGAACGGCACCCTGGGCACCCGCGGGCGTCCAGTGGTCCCGCTGTGCGTCGGTGGCGATCTGGTTGAGCCGGTCAGCGATGGCGTGGATCTGTCGGGGCGTCAATACCATGAGGGTCCTTCCTCCCTGTGAGATCAGGCGAGCGACTGGACCGTGCAGCGCCAGCCATCAGCGGCCTCGGTCCACTCATCGAGCCGCGCAGAGCCGAGGTCATGCAGCGCGGCGTCGGCGCCGTCGGGTATGCGGGTGCTGCACGCCAGAGGGCGATCGGTGACCAACTCGCCACCCCCTATGACGAACACGTGGTGCAGCACAGAGCCCGATCGCGACGAGGGCAGGATGAAGGCACCCAGAGTCATGTGCTGGTTGCCTCGCGTCGCGTGATGCTGCGCCGCCAATGCTCGGCCCAGCCGGACCACACGCACGGCCACGTCTCCCCACAGCTGGCACAGGTCGATGTGCGGTGCGGGATCCAACGACCTGCCGGCACGTGAGCTGTCCGCAGCGCTTCGGCGTAGGCGTCGATCCAGTTCGGCGAGCAGTCAACGAGAGAATGGCCCTGCACAAGGGCAGTGCACCCGGTCGTTGCAGTTGACGTCCTGGCCCGATCGGCGCACAGCGCGATGGCCTGCGTGTCCGTCACTCCAGCTCCCAGGGTTGTCGGTAGTGGCGGCGCCCTGCCGGGGCTCTGGGCTCTCCCGGCAGGGCGCCAATAGCACGGGAGCCGCGAATGACGTGGATCACCTGTACCGTGGCCAAAAGTGAAGTCGAACGACGACCACCTAGCCACAGCACCAACGACGGGATTTTGTTGCAGAGTTGTCGCAGCGTCGCCGCTGACCAGGAACAACGCCGGCGAGAATTGTCAGGTGGGTGATTCGCAATGCACACAAGGCGTCGCGGCTTCGCGCAGCGCCGGCGTGCGCGCGGATATAGCCAGGAGAGATTCGCAGCCGCCGCCAAGGTAGATCGCACCACCATTGCACGATGGGAAGCGGGCGAGACCGACCCACAGCCGTGGCTGCGGCCAACGCTCGCCCAACTTCTCGACGTCACCCTCGACCAACTCGATGACCTCTTGGTCAACCATGAATCGGGTGCGCGCCGTCAGGCACCTCCGGTGCCATCGGTCGGTGACCGCTTCCACGAGCTACGCGATCGGATCCGCTCCGCAGCTGCCGTTGACGCCCAGGCCATCGACCTGCTCGCTGCCCAGGCCAACAACATCCGGCTGATGGATCGCATGCTCGGCGCCAGCGCTGCCGAGGCCCAGCTCAACGGGTATCTGGACGCCCTCCAGTCACTGAGGATGTTCAGCATCTCCCCGAACCAGCGGCGGCCCCTCGGCGGACTACACGCCCAGGCTGCCACCCTCGCAGGCTGGCAACGCCTTGACCGGCTCGACCTGCCCGCCGCCTGGCGGCACTACGAGGAGGCGAAGAACGCCGCGCGGGAGGCTGAGTCGACGACCGATCTCGCCCATTCGATGGCCGAACAGGCATACGTGCTCCGAGAGCTGGATGAGCCCGAGGCTGCACTACAGCTGGCAACCCATGCGCTGTCAGTCGCAGGGACCCGCGTGCCGTCGCTGATGCGAGCATGGCTGCACGCCGCCGTCGGCGAGTTTCACGCGCACGTCGGCGATTGGTCAGCGAGCAGGCAGGCGTTCGACACGTCCGCTCAGCTGCTGCCAGCAGATCCGCGCGACCCGCTGCTGCCCTACGTGGTGCTGGGCGATGTCCACCTGGACCGGTGGTCCGGCGCAGCCATGGCCAAGCTGGGCGACACGGCCTCGATCGACCAACTGCATAGCGCGCTCGGCGGGCTAGACCAGACCTTCACCCGCGCCCGTGCCGGGATGCACGTCGACCTGGCTGGCGCTCTGTACGCGGCCGGCCGACACCAGGAAGCCCGCTCTGAGTTGGTCCACGCCAGCCACCTCGCGAACCGTATCGGGTCCGCTCGTCAGCGCAAACGTGCGCGCCAACTGACGTCAGCGCTTGACGCTGCGTGAGGCCAGTAGATACAGCAGACCCACAAGGGATCCCCCACCCGCCACTTGCCCGTTAGTGATCATGGTCGGGATGTCCTCAAGGGGAATCCACGCGATTCGGCCGGCCTCTTCGCTGTCAGCCGGCTCACCGACACGTGACGCCGCCCTGACGACGTAGACCTCGTGACGCGCTGCGACCATGCCGGGCATCGGCTCGAACACCACGAGCGGTTCGATGGGACCGTCGGGCCGCCAGCCGGTCTCTTCTTCCGTCTCACGCGCGGCAGTGTCGGCACCGGACTCACCCTCCTCGATGACACCACCGGGAAGCTCCCACGCGACGGCATCCGGGACGAACCGGTGCCGGTAAAGCATCAGCACACAGTCCTCGTCATTGAGAACGACCGCAGCTGCGATCGGGCGCAGCCGCACGACGTGATGCCACCATCGGCTCCCGCCGGGCGGCTCGACGTCGACCTGGTCGAGACGCACCCAATGGTGTTCATAGAGCGTGCGCTCACTGTGAACTTTCCACCTTGGGACATCTCCGTGCTCCTCGCCCATGGTGCAGCAGGCTACGGGCAAGGGCGGATCGATAGTGCCAGCCTCGTCGATGCGAGCCTGGGTAGATCATCTGCGACCACCGCTGCAACGCTCCCGGCCGGGGCATGGCGGTATCCGCTTGACGCATACATAGTGGGAAGGAATCATGTTGGCACAACTCGCGCAATCTCGCGCAACGCCCCGGAGGAGTGAGTCATGCGCCTGCGTTTCATCGCCATCGACACCGGCAAGGACGGTTGTCCGACCCTCTACGCCACCGACCGAGACTCCTACGTCATCCAGGGCTGGCGGGTCGCCGACCCGACGGCTGTCGCCGGGCTGCAGCTCGGCGCCAATGAGACCTGCATCGAGGTGCCCTCCCGGCTCCTCACTGCACTCGAGGTGCCCAAGGGTCCCGCCAGCACGGAGGTCCCGTATGTGACCACCCCGGCCGGGACTTACGTGATCCGCGGTCCGGAGATCCTCGACGCCGAGACGCTGGCGCAGATGAACGTGCCCGGCCACGAGACCGCCGTCGAGGTACCGCGCGACCGGCTGGCGACCCTCGCCCGCGAGCTCGCATGACCTGGCTCAGCAACGAGGAGCGGGCCGGCCTGTTCGACACCTTCGACTTCGACGCGTTCCACCTGGAGATGCGCGACGTCTACGTCGTCGAGGACGAGGTCGAGCCGCAACGCAAGTGGCGGGCCGGCGAGTGGACCGACGCCGAGGCGGCTGAGTGGTGGGAGCCGTGGCTGGCGAAGATGCGCCGTGCGTCGGCCACAGGCCGGACGGTGCGTCGGCTCCGGATCGTCACTGAGCCGATCAGCGATTACACCCGGTTCCTGTGGGAGGGCACCCGTTTCAACGTGTCCGCCGGCGAGGACGTGCGCTGGCTGCCGCGCGACCAGGTGCCGCCTGATGTCGTGCTGCCGCCGGAGGATCTGTGGCTGTTCGACGACGAGCGGCTGATCTTCAACCACTTCGACGAGGCCAGCCAATCCATGCGGATGGAGCGCGTCGACGACGCTGCGATGATCAAGTTCGTCGTCGCCGCCCGCGACCGGCTCTGGCCGCTCGCCGTCCGGCACGCCGAGTATCAGCCGAGGTGAGATAGTCGCACGATGTCCGGTGAGGTCCAGCAGGCGCGGCAGGCGATGGGCGCCCGCCTGCGCGAGCTGCGCCACGACGCGGGCCTCACCGGCCGGGCGCTCGCCCAGCTGGCCGGCTGGCACCCGGCGAAGGTGTCCCGGCTGGAGTACGGCAAACAGGCGCCCTCAGAGCCCGACCTGCGCACGTGGTGCCAGCACTGCCGCGCCGACGACCAGGCCGCGGACCTGATCGCGACACTGCGCAACATCGAGGCCGCGTACCTGGAGTGGAAGCAGCAGTTACGCACAGGGATGCGCCGCAAGCAGAAGGCATCGTTCCCGCTCTACGAGCAGGCGTCCCTCGTGCGGGCCTACGAGCCGGCACTGATCCCCGGCTTGCTGCAGACCGCGGCCTACGCCCACGCGATCATGGGCCCGTACATCGACCTCCTACAGATCCCCGACGACCGGGCCGAGGCCGTCCCGGCGCGGATGGAGCGCCAGCGGCTGCTGTACGAGGGCGGCCGGCGGTTCCAGTTCGTGCTCGAGGAGGCAACGCTGCGCACCGTCGTCGGCGACCCTGAGGTGATGCTCGGCCAGCTCGACCGTGTCCTGGCCATCGTGTCCCTGCACCGGGTGAGCGTCGGCATCGTGCCCGAGCTCAGCGCGCGGGTGATCTGGCCGGCCGAAGGGTTCCTGATCTTCGACGGGTCCACCGTCCAGGTCGAGACCGTGTCGGCCCAGCTGACCATCACCCAACCGCGCGAGGTCGCCTTCTACCTGGAGACCTTTCGCCGGCTCCAGCTGTCGGCCCGGTACGGCGAGGACGCCCGTGAGCTGATCGCTCACGCGGTCAAGGCGCTTCGCGCAATCTGACGCAATCTCCTGGATCGGCCCTCCACGACGCACCTAGCGTCGGGGTCCACAGGGGCCCTGCTGCCGCCGGTCCGGCCGCCACTCACGTGGCCGGACTGGCGCCAGCGTTCCCCGGATCGCCGCCGATCGACGGAGGACCCGATGTTGTTCACCGCTCGTGTGCACGGACACGGGCTCGTCGACTGGACGCCCGAGAAGGTCGACGCTCACGCGGCCGAGCTCCTCGCCACCCACCAGCAGGGCCGCCGGCTGCACAGATCCGCTCGATGCCGCCGCTGCGACGAACTATGGCCGTGCAGCTCCGTCGCCTGGGCGGACCGATGGCAGCGGCGCGCTGCCGACACCCCCGGGGCGGCACGGCGGTGAGCGCCGACAGCCTCGCCGTCGTCCTCGTGTTGCCGGCGCTGTGGGGTGTCTGCCTGCTCATCGATCGCCTCCGAACGCGGCGAGGTGCGCGATGAGCCTCGCGGATGACCGCGGTGCTGACCTGCTGAGCGTCGGCGACAGCGCGCAGTTGTTCGTCGACGCCAGGCCCTGGACAGTCCGCAGGATCGCCGATCAACAAGTGCGCGTCGCGGTGCTCGAGCAAGTGGAGCGCGGCAATCTAATCCTGGAGCGCAGAGTGCGCGTCGACGTGCCGCGTCGGCACCGCCATGCGATCACGCGCGAGCTGGCACGCCAGAGCGCCGATCCCGTGGCCGACTTCGGGGGGCGTGCGCGTGCGATCCGGGTTGAGCGGCGACCTGAGCCTCAACGACCTCGCCCAGCTCACCGGCATGGCCAGCTCACACCTCAGTCGCCGTGGCGGCTTGTGAACCCTGACTCATTGACGGCCTCGAGCCTTCCAGTGCTGCGGTTCTCCTGTCTGTTGGCCACTCGACTTCGGATTGAGCTCGGGAGCGGCCGGTGACCGCTCAGGATCCGCGAATCCATCCAGCGGCTTCAGACTCCGGCCTATCGGGCGTACTGCCCGCGCTGCAGGAAGTCCGGTCGTACGTTCTCGTCGTACGGTCACGCCGAACAGGCCGCCCAGGGTCACGCGGATAAGCACGACCACATCACGCATGTGATCGACCAGTACGGCATCCGCATTGTGGGGTCGATGCGGCGGCGGGGCGACGGGGAAGCTGCGGGGCTGTGACCAGCCATAGTCATTCGGCCCGGCGTGCGGGTCACCAGGTGTTCCTTCGGGTCCCCGTCTCACCCCGGAAGAGGCTTGCACAGGTCCGCCGTGAATGTCTTCGCCGGCCGTTGTGTCCGGGCACGTTGAGCGAGCTCTGGGGTCGCGGTGATGTCCTGCGTGCTCGTCAGCGCGCTCGAGCGCAACGCATCGCGCAACGTCAGGACGCCGGCCATCGCGTTCGCAGCTCGATCGCGTGCGCCACGGGTAGTGCGCGCTCTCTCTCCCAGGCCGATTCGAGCCTGTCCCTTCGGGCAGAAGGCGTTCGAGGTCCGATGCCTCGCCGGTGCCCGGTGGAGACAACTGATGATTGATCGCGATGCCCCGGGCTACCACTACCAGCAGGTGGCTGACCTGCTTCGGGACCGGATGCTCGTGGGTAACCTGAGCAAGAAACGGCGGCTGCCCAGCCAGCCCGCCCTTGCCCGCGAGTACCGCACCTCGGTGGACACGGTCCGGCGCGCGGTTGCCGTGCTCCGGGAAGAAGGCATCGTCACTGTTGTTCACGGCCGCGGGATGTTTGGGCCCGAGGTTGAGGACCGCGGTGAGGAGTAGGACCGAGTCGGGTGTTCGCCGAGGTGCGCAAGGAGAAGCGACGTGCCAGGTCGTAGCTGGCTGGCCTGGTATGGCGCAGGCGCAGGCGCTGGCTGGCGGGGACCTTGGTGAGACTCGACCCGCACTGGTCATAGTGATCAATTGGGCAGCCCTGGTGGCGCCGTGTCTGCGGCTAGAGCTGCGGCCTGCCGGCGCCTTGAGTGACGGCGTCGGCGGCGCTGTGCCGGGTTGGAATGCTGAGCCGCTGTGCGGCTGCGAGGGCGGTAGCGGCGCGTGCGGCGTCGATCTTCTGTGCGGTGTGCTGCGGTTCCGGGCCGAGCGGGGCTGGTGCGGTGATGCGGTAGCGGTCGCGGTAGGCGGCGACGGTGCGGGCGTGGTGTCGCCAGAGGGCGGCGTGGCGGGTGTCGGCTGGTAGCCGGCCGAGATGGGTAGTCCATGGCTGGTGGTCGTGGAGGGCGGTGTCGAGGGTGGCGGCGGCGCGGGCTTCGAGGAGGGTGCGGCGTTGGGTGAGGGCGTCGCGCATGTCGGGGCTCATCGGGCCGGTGGCTTCGGGGATGAGCCCGGCGATGTGCCGCGGTGCCCGGCGATCGCGGACGCGGGCGGGCGCGGGCCGCGTGGTGGCGTGGGCGAGGCGTTTGTGGAGGACGGCGGCGATGTCGTCGGCGTCGTGGAACCCGTGCGCCCGGACGAGCTGAGGTAGGAGCGCGTCGACGCGATGGTGGTTGGCTTCAGCACGGCGCAGCTCGGCGGTGAGCGCACCGAAGGCGTCGGAAGTGACGGCCTCGTCGACCTCGTCGGGGCTGAGCCCGCTGGCGCGGATGAGGGTGACCCAGCGGTCGTGCTGGGCTGCGGCGGCGATGGTGTCGTACTCGGCGGCAAGCTGAGCAATCGATCCCCACTGGTCGTGTTCGGCGGTGATGGTCTCGTGCGCGGAGAGCTCGGCGCCCCTGTGGTGGAGGACGCCGTAGAGGACGGAGCGGGCGGTGGCGTCGGGGTTGTCGGTGGGGTGCGGGCCGGTGTGGTTGGGGTCGGGCTGGTCGGTGGCGACGTAGGCCATGTTGAGGTTGCGGCCGCGGGTGAGCGCGACGTACAGGTTCTCCAGCGTGGTCGTCACCAGGACGAGGACGTGGGCGGTGTCGGTGGTGATGCCTTGGGCGCGGTGGGCGGTGATGGCGTAGCCGAGGTCGACGTGTTCGGCGACGTACCCGGCGGGGAGCAGGACCTGGCCGCGGCGGCGGCCGGCGCGGCGGACGGTGATTGATCCGTCGGGTTGCACGTTGAGGACGGTCCAGCGGTCGCCGTTGCGGACCCAGCCGTTGCGGGTGCGCAGGCGTCGTTCGTTGCGGCGGGTGATGATGGTGTCGCCGGCGGCTGCGGATGCGCCGTCGTGCAGCGCGACCTCTCCGGTGGCGGGGGTGACGGTGCCGTCGAGGATGAGGTCGGTGCGGGCGCGCAGGTTGAGTTCGGTGACGCTGTGGCGGGCTTCGGTGATGAGGACCGACGCCTTCCCGGCGCGGGTGTCGGCGCGCCAGGCGGTGTAGGCGGCGTCGACCATCGCGTCGGTGTCGCCGTCGAGGACGCGGTCGTGCTCGAGGTAGGTGTCGATGACGTCGGGGTTCGCGTGCCGGAGTTGGAGCGAGGCGGTGCGTTCCCAGCGTTGGGTGAAGCGGTACACGTCGAACAGTTCCGGGGCGTCGTCGCGGTCGTGGACAAGCAGAGAGAACGCGCCGCCGGCGTCGACGGACTGGAGTTGGGCGTAGTCGCCGACCAACAACACTTTCGCACCGGCTCGGTGCGCGGCGGCGGTGATCCGGTCAAGCGACAGCGTCCCTGCCAGGGAGGCTTCGTCGACGATGACGAGCTGCCCGGCGGTGAAGGTGGAGCCGCGGGTGCGGTGGTCGTGCCACCACTTGGCCGTGTTCTCCGTCGGGATCCCGAGCTCGCCGGCGAGGACGTCCGCGGCCGCCTCCGACGGCGCCAGCCCGACCACCGACCCGTACCCGTGCTCGCGTTCCCACCCGCGGCGCAGCGCGTGCATGGCGGTGGTCTTCCCGGTGCCGGCCGGCCCGACGAGCACGTCGACCACGCGACCGGACATCGCGATCGCCGTGAGTGCGGCGGCCTGATGCGCGTCCAGACGCTGCCGTGCACGGCCGCGGCGCCGGGTCGCCACTTCGATGGTGGCCAGCTCGAGGGTCGGCCCGGTGGCGGTCCGGCTGCGGGCGAGCAGGCGGTCCTCGGCGGCGAGCAGCTGGTGCGAGGAGAACACGGTGGAGTGTTTCGGCCGGAACACGCTGGTGCCGTCCGCGCGCTGGAACGCGGCCGGGCTGGGCGCCAGCTCCGGCGGGGTCAGCCGCAGCGACCCGCGTTCGGCGGCGTCGACGACCAGCCCGATCACCGCCTCCCGGTCGGCGGTTGTCGCGAACCGCCAGCCCATGGTCTGCCGCGCTGCCTCGGCATAGAGGTTCCACCGCCGCCACGTCGACCGCTTCTCCCCCACCACCTCCAGCACCCTCAGGC is from Jiangella alkaliphila and encodes:
- a CDS encoding winged helix-turn-helix domain-containing protein is translated as MIDRDAPGYHYQQVADLLRDRMLVGNLSKKRRLPSQPALAREYRTSVDTVRRAVAVLREEGIVTVVHGRGMFGPEVEDRGEE
- the mobF gene encoding MobF family relaxase → MTVSMRVMSAGDGYKYLAKTIAAADGDRSLSTPLTRYYVEKGTPPGWWLGSGLASLGGPLRVGDRVSEPQLQLLIGMGRNPLTGQLLGRAHPALRCVADRIHDRVDDLNPALTGEEQGLAVTAIEDEETKRGTRRVVAGFDFTFSIPKSASVVWAVADAGTQGLIAQAHHAAIADVVAFMEREVAATRMGATPGDGAVAQVDVTGVIATAFDHFDSRAGDPHLHTHVVISNKVRTVLDEQWRALDGRPMHAATVALSELHEALFADRLTRVLGVAWEARERGRDRNPEWAISTVPAELVAEFSTRSRHIDAETDRLIDAYVAEHGRRPSRRTILRLRAQATLATRPAKEVHSLAELTAGWRTRASGMLRADATGWARSVTAAGGAPPPLLRADDVPLDLIGERGLRVLEVVGEKRSTWRRWNLYAEAARQTMGWRFATTADREAVIGLVVDAAERGSLRLTPPELAPSPAAFQRADGTSVFRPKHSTVFSSHQLLAAEDRLLARSRTATGPTLELATIEVATRRRGRARQRLDAHQAAALTAIAMSGRVVDVLVGPAGTGKTTAMHALRRGWEREHGYGSVVGLAPSEAAADVLAGELGIPTENTAKWWHDHRTRGSTFTAGQLVIVDEASLAGTLSLDRITAAAHRAGAKVLLVGDYAQLQSVDAGGAFSLLVHDRDDAPELFDVYRFTQRWERTASLQLRHANPDVIDTYLEHDRVLDGDTDAMVDAAYTAWRADTRAGKASVLITEARHSVTELNLRARTDLILDGTVTPATGEVALHDGASAAAGDTIITRRNERRLRTRNGWVRNGDRWTVLNVQPDGSITVRRAGRRRGQVLLPAGYVAEHVDLGYAITAHRAQGITTDTAHVLVLVTTTLENLYVALTRGRNLNMAYVATDQPDPNHTGPHPTDNPDATARSVLYGVLHHRGAELSAHETITAEHDQWGSIAQLAAEYDTIAAAAQHDRWVTLIRASGLSPDEVDEAVTSDAFGALTAELRRAEANHHRVDALLPQLVRAHGFHDADDIAAVLHKRLAHATTRPAPARVRDRRAPRHIAGLIPEATGPMSPDMRDALTQRRTLLEARAAATLDTALHDHQPWTTHLGRLPADTRHAALWRHHARTVAAYRDRYRITAPAPLGPEPQHTAQKIDAARAATALAAAQRLSIPTRHSAADAVTQGAGRPQL
- a CDS encoding helix-turn-helix domain-containing protein, whose protein sequence is MHTRRRGFAQRRRARGYSQERFAAAAKVDRTTIARWEAGETDPQPWLRPTLAQLLDVTLDQLDDLLVNHESGARRQAPPVPSVGDRFHELRDRIRSAAAVDAQAIDLLAAQANNIRLMDRMLGASAAEAQLNGYLDALQSLRMFSISPNQRRPLGGLHAQAATLAGWQRLDRLDLPAAWRHYEEAKNAAREAESTTDLAHSMAEQAYVLRELDEPEAALQLATHALSVAGTRVPSLMRAWLHAAVGEFHAHVGDWSASRQAFDTSAQLLPADPRDPLLPYVVLGDVHLDRWSGAAMAKLGDTASIDQLHSALGGLDQTFTRARAGMHVDLAGALYAAGRHQEARSELVHASHLANRIGSARQRKRARQLTSALDAA
- a CDS encoding DUF6879 family protein, which translates into the protein MTWLSNEERAGLFDTFDFDAFHLEMRDVYVVEDEVEPQRKWRAGEWTDAEAAEWWEPWLAKMRRASATGRTVRRLRIVTEPISDYTRFLWEGTRFNVSAGEDVRWLPRDQVPPDVVLPPEDLWLFDDERLIFNHFDEASQSMRMERVDDAAMIKFVVAARDRLWPLAVRHAEYQPR
- a CDS encoding NUDIX hydrolase, which codes for MGEEHGDVPRWKVHSERTLYEHHWVRLDQVDVEPPGGSRWWHHVVRLRPIAAAVVLNDEDCVLMLYRHRFVPDAVAWELPGGVIEEGESGADTAARETEEETGWRPDGPIEPLVVFEPMPGMVAARHEVYVVRAASRVGEPADSEEAGRIAWIPLEDIPTMITNGQVAGGGSLVGLLYLLASRSVKR
- a CDS encoding helix-turn-helix domain-containing protein, with product MSGEVQQARQAMGARLRELRHDAGLTGRALAQLAGWHPAKVSRLEYGKQAPSEPDLRTWCQHCRADDQAADLIATLRNIEAAYLEWKQQLRTGMRRKQKASFPLYEQASLVRAYEPALIPGLLQTAAYAHAIMGPYIDLLQIPDDRAEAVPARMERQRLLYEGGRRFQFVLEEATLRTVVGDPEVMLGQLDRVLAIVSLHRVSVGIVPELSARVIWPAEGFLIFDGSTVQVETVSAQLTITQPREVAFYLETFRRLQLSARYGEDARELIAHAVKALRAI